A single window of Mycobacterium sp. ITM-2016-00318 DNA harbors:
- a CDS encoding acyl-CoA dehydrogenase family protein — translation MDRSRLEARLSYVAAVSRHLPELGGRLEALGLMAAEDPATGVVELWKEHDGPRLTAPKDLGGLGATCVETVELQRGIGYLSPSLAAASTMHYLSVAGLADFAKTTDEATVGLIKSLIENRTVFASGFSEGTISGSVFRPTMAATPADGGYTVTGRKKPCSLAASMDCVMASVLLDDTKQRAIMLIWNGSPGLSVTPLWTSSPLSAAQTNEVIFQDVFVPNELMMVSDVEDPDGRNEKSGYVLFGLIITAGYIGAATRLALKLADRSGFNEADFVELFSPVEGVWRALRMIAERYDAGDRSDALFADLLWIRLGLRDQLQASVARIVSRVGGVAFATDPEIAYLSSCISAYSFHPPTVRESGTFLFDHELRGEITLTAE, via the coding sequence ATGGATCGCAGCCGACTCGAAGCGCGACTGTCCTACGTGGCAGCAGTCAGCCGTCACCTCCCCGAACTCGGCGGCAGGCTGGAGGCCCTTGGGCTCATGGCCGCCGAAGACCCGGCGACCGGCGTCGTCGAACTGTGGAAGGAGCATGACGGTCCTCGGCTCACCGCGCCGAAAGACCTCGGCGGTTTGGGGGCAACCTGTGTGGAAACAGTTGAGCTGCAACGCGGTATCGGTTACTTGAGCCCCTCGCTCGCCGCCGCGAGCACGATGCATTACCTTTCCGTCGCAGGCCTGGCCGACTTCGCCAAGACCACGGATGAGGCGACTGTGGGCCTCATCAAGTCGCTGATCGAAAACCGCACCGTCTTTGCGTCGGGTTTCTCGGAGGGCACCATTTCCGGCAGCGTCTTCCGTCCCACGATGGCTGCCACCCCGGCCGACGGCGGCTATACGGTCACCGGGCGTAAGAAGCCGTGCAGCCTGGCGGCGAGTATGGACTGCGTCATGGCCAGCGTGCTCCTCGATGACACCAAACAGCGCGCAATCATGCTCATTTGGAACGGCAGCCCCGGACTCAGTGTGACCCCGCTCTGGACCAGCTCACCGCTGTCCGCGGCGCAAACCAATGAGGTGATCTTTCAAGACGTCTTCGTGCCGAACGAGTTGATGATGGTCAGTGATGTGGAGGATCCAGACGGCCGCAACGAGAAGTCGGGCTACGTGCTGTTCGGCTTGATCATCACGGCCGGCTACATCGGAGCTGCTACCCGGCTCGCGCTCAAACTCGCGGATCGTTCCGGCTTCAACGAGGCCGATTTCGTCGAGCTGTTCTCCCCGGTCGAAGGAGTATGGCGGGCGCTCCGGATGATCGCCGAGCGTTACGACGCCGGCGACCGGAGCGACGCCCTCTTCGCGGACCTGTTGTGGATCCGGCTCGGTCTGCGCGACCAGCTCCAGGCAAGCGTGGCCCGAATCGTCTCGCGGGTGGGTGGCGTCGCCTTTGCCACCGATCCCGAGATCGCCTACCTGTCCTCGTGCATCTCGGCCTATTCGTTCCACCCGCCGACGGTGCGCGAGTCCGGCACTTTCCTATTCGACCACGAACTGCGTGGCGAGATCACTCTCACCGCCGAGTAA
- a CDS encoding DUF4185 domain-containing protein produces MSPFARIASIPVASAAAVGLVFGVVVAPPAVAEPCTGAAAEAQPPAAPNTAATPELPGVSGPPIGHRPRKANDSAPLPNLGRLSRSILSSVMPQSGRVQQQAGVVPPAPPPPVPNAAAIAAPAPPAPAPGPAPAPPPAPGPPPGSALVGWVTGPQSPNDTIKRFAITGTDLGIMWDNGDPANNQVLMAFGDTIGYCSVRGRQWRYNTMFRTSDRSLAQTVEIPNGVVNNKYSGSPLWAPALSKQVVNSIKFARSETGIIPTSGIAIGKTQYMSFMSIRSWDSPGQWSTNFSAIAVSPDNGEHWGVYPQSVRPASGDATPRVPYVPGGEKFQVGAFLKGSDGYLYSYGTPSGRSGSAFVSRVPQNAVPELSRYEYWDGGNWVPQNPGAAQPVIPGPVGEMSVQYNTHMKQFLALYCNGNNDVVARTAPAPQGPWGPEQLLVASSDFPGGIYAPYLHPWSTGKEIYYNLSLWSDYNVMLMKTVLP; encoded by the coding sequence ATGTCGCCGTTTGCTCGAATCGCATCGATACCGGTGGCGTCGGCGGCCGCTGTCGGCCTCGTTTTCGGAGTCGTCGTCGCGCCGCCTGCCGTTGCGGAGCCGTGCACCGGCGCAGCCGCAGAAGCCCAGCCGCCTGCGGCGCCGAACACAGCGGCCACCCCGGAGTTGCCAGGCGTCAGCGGGCCACCGATCGGGCACCGGCCCCGCAAGGCGAACGACAGTGCACCGCTGCCCAACCTGGGCCGGCTATCGCGGTCGATCCTCAGCTCGGTCATGCCGCAGTCCGGGCGGGTGCAACAGCAGGCCGGGGTCGTTCCGCCCGCGCCGCCTCCGCCTGTTCCCAACGCGGCGGCCATCGCGGCGCCGGCACCACCGGCTCCCGCGCCGGGTCCGGCTCCGGCGCCCCCACCGGCGCCCGGTCCGCCGCCGGGCAGCGCGCTCGTCGGCTGGGTCACCGGCCCACAGAGCCCCAACGACACCATCAAGCGCTTCGCGATCACCGGCACCGACCTCGGAATCATGTGGGACAACGGCGATCCCGCGAACAATCAGGTGCTGATGGCCTTCGGCGACACCATCGGGTACTGCAGCGTGCGCGGTCGGCAGTGGCGGTACAACACGATGTTCCGTACCAGCGACCGCTCCCTGGCGCAGACGGTCGAGATCCCGAACGGTGTTGTCAACAACAAGTATTCGGGATCCCCGTTGTGGGCGCCCGCGTTGTCCAAGCAGGTCGTCAACAGCATCAAGTTCGCGCGTTCGGAGACGGGCATCATCCCGACATCCGGCATCGCGATCGGGAAGACGCAGTACATGAGCTTCATGTCGATCAGGAGCTGGGACAGCCCCGGCCAGTGGTCGACGAACTTCTCGGCGATCGCGGTCTCGCCCGACAACGGCGAGCACTGGGGCGTCTACCCGCAGAGCGTTCGGCCTGCATCCGGTGACGCGACGCCGCGAGTGCCTTATGTCCCCGGGGGCGAGAAGTTCCAGGTTGGCGCGTTCCTCAAAGGCAGCGACGGATACCTCTACTCGTACGGGACGCCGTCCGGGCGTAGCGGCTCCGCGTTCGTCTCGCGCGTGCCGCAGAACGCGGTGCCGGAATTGAGCCGATACGAGTATTGGGACGGCGGCAACTGGGTGCCGCAAAACCCGGGCGCCGCGCAACCGGTCATTCCCGGCCCGGTCGGCGAGATGTCGGTGCAGTACAACACGCATATGAAGCAGTTCCTCGCGCTGTACTGCAACGGAAACAACGACGTGGTGGCAAGGACGGCGCCCGCGCCGCAAGGTCCATGGGGACCGGAGCAATTGCTGGTCGCGTCGAGTGACTTCCCCGGCGGCATCTATGCGCCATATCTGCACCCGTGGTCAACGGGCAAAGAGATCTACTACAACCTCTCGCTGTGGTCGGACTACAACGTGATGTTGATGAAGACGGTGCTGCCCTAG
- a CDS encoding NAD-dependent epimerase/dehydratase family protein: MRRGLRLAITGATGDFGRSVLSWALLSDDVAEITVLGRRRTGRQHPKLRETFLDLSGRFDLESVTDYDALVHLAYCVEEPRDKRRAFQVNVVATRTLLDEASRVGIRHLVLTSSANALGVASCGTGKQLAEDSYPAGDQNPDNYYFYHKALLEHLANWHWANAAEGDMSLAVARPCYIVGEHFDNSGLRAFLAKFVLYPEPARSYYQFLWDSDLVDAYATILTKGLTGIYNIAPADQTSVEEISSINGSRLISGPLRLLETGADLLFRLHLAPFSGHWVTLGDPLLDSRLLRSTTNWRPSTSSAEALQRYIAVAT, from the coding sequence ATGAGGCGAGGGCTCCGCCTCGCCATCACCGGTGCGACCGGCGATTTCGGACGGTCCGTGCTCAGCTGGGCCCTGCTGAGCGACGACGTCGCAGAAATCACCGTCCTCGGCCGCCGACGGACGGGCCGGCAACACCCGAAGCTGCGCGAAACGTTCCTCGACTTGAGCGGCCGGTTCGACCTCGAATCGGTCACCGACTACGACGCGCTGGTCCATCTGGCCTACTGCGTCGAGGAGCCCAGGGACAAACGGCGGGCTTTCCAGGTCAACGTGGTGGCGACACGGACGCTGCTCGATGAAGCGAGCCGGGTGGGTATCCGCCATCTCGTCCTCACGTCGAGCGCAAACGCTCTCGGCGTGGCATCCTGCGGTACAGGCAAACAGTTGGCCGAGGACAGCTATCCCGCCGGGGACCAGAATCCCGACAACTATTACTTTTATCACAAGGCTCTTCTGGAACACCTGGCAAATTGGCACTGGGCCAACGCCGCCGAGGGAGACATGAGTCTGGCCGTGGCGCGACCCTGTTACATAGTCGGCGAGCACTTTGACAACTCCGGTCTTCGCGCTTTTCTCGCGAAGTTCGTGCTCTACCCCGAGCCGGCGCGGTCCTATTACCAATTTCTATGGGACTCAGACCTAGTGGACGCCTACGCCACCATCCTCACGAAGGGGCTTACGGGCATCTACAACATTGCCCCAGCGGACCAAACGAGTGTCGAGGAGATCAGCTCGATTAACGGATCACGACTGATCTCTGGCCCACTGCGCCTCTTGGAAACCGGCGCAGATTTGCTTTTCCGCTTGCACCTTGCGCCGTTCTCGGGGCACTGGGTGACGCTCGGCGACCCGCTGCTCGACTCGAGACTGCTCCGATCCACGACGAACTGGCGACCTTCCACGAGTTCGGCTGAGGCTCTGCAGAGGTATATCGCCGTAGCTACGTAA
- a CDS encoding MMPL family transporter produces MISRVVIAAPKRVLLTVALLTIAAAVFGGGVAEHLGAAGFQDPNSKSARGMEVLTEKFGQGDMDVTFVVRSSGDVLDPAAARAGRRLVEDIKSAPHVSGVVSPWDDSARSAGLISQDGKTAVVIAQITGGENNAPKYGKAVADQVSGERDGLTVLAGGTAMVTSEINEQSEKDLLVAELIALPLTLIVLIWVFGGLFAALLPLLVGIMAIAGTLGMLRGITLFADVSIFALDLTTAMGLALAIDYTLLLVSRYREEYLLIGDRDEALRRAVAKAGRTILFSACTVFLAVGALAVFPMYFLRSMAYAGCGVVALAGLYAIVVAPAVIKLLGDRIESLNFRTLLRRAPRDPDIRRSFLYSTASFAMRHAIPCAMAVVALLLILGAPFLSARFGLPDDRVLPTSAESRQVGDTLRTEFPGNTAMATSIVIPDANSLSDDDVADYAAALSNVPGTVAVSAPGGSYVDGRAVGPPLLPTAAKDGSLWLSVAIEDPSSDSKSREELDRLRAVPVPHGAEALFTGANELNQDSVDEIVRLLPVVLLLVATTTLILIFLLTGSLLLPVKALFLNTLSLSATLGALVWVFQEGHLGGLGTTATGTLVADVLVFLFATAFGLSMDYEVFLLSRIREHWLASPQRSEDNAEAVALGIAGAGRVITAAALLMVIVFAALSSGQVAFMRMIGVGLALAVVVDATLVRMVLVPAVMKLAGRWNWWAPRPLAKLHAKLGLEG; encoded by the coding sequence ATGATCTCCCGCGTAGTCATCGCAGCCCCCAAGCGAGTGCTCCTTACGGTCGCGCTGTTGACCATCGCGGCGGCGGTGTTCGGGGGAGGCGTTGCCGAACACCTCGGCGCTGCGGGCTTTCAGGACCCGAACTCGAAGTCGGCACGGGGAATGGAAGTCCTCACCGAGAAGTTCGGCCAAGGCGACATGGACGTCACGTTCGTAGTCCGGAGTTCTGGTGACGTACTCGATCCGGCAGCGGCACGGGCCGGCCGCAGACTCGTCGAGGACATAAAGAGCGCCCCCCACGTCAGCGGAGTGGTGTCGCCGTGGGACGACTCGGCGCGGAGTGCGGGCTTGATCAGCCAGGACGGCAAAACCGCGGTCGTCATCGCGCAGATCACGGGCGGAGAGAACAACGCGCCGAAGTACGGAAAGGCGGTAGCCGACCAGGTCAGTGGTGAGCGCGACGGCCTGACCGTGCTGGCCGGGGGCACGGCGATGGTCACCTCCGAGATCAACGAGCAGTCCGAGAAGGACCTGCTGGTTGCCGAACTCATCGCCCTGCCGTTGACGCTCATCGTCCTCATCTGGGTGTTCGGTGGGCTGTTCGCCGCCCTGCTACCGCTGCTGGTCGGGATCATGGCCATCGCAGGGACGCTCGGAATGCTGCGCGGAATAACCCTTTTCGCCGATGTATCCATCTTCGCGCTCGACCTCACCACCGCCATGGGCTTGGCTCTCGCGATCGACTACACATTGCTGCTCGTCAGCAGGTACCGCGAGGAGTACCTGCTCATCGGAGATCGAGACGAGGCCCTGCGACGGGCAGTGGCCAAGGCAGGGCGCACGATTCTCTTCTCGGCGTGCACGGTGTTCCTCGCGGTGGGTGCACTCGCGGTGTTCCCGATGTACTTCCTGCGTTCGATGGCGTATGCGGGTTGCGGGGTGGTGGCCCTGGCCGGTCTCTACGCCATCGTCGTAGCCCCGGCGGTGATCAAGCTCCTCGGCGACCGAATCGAATCGCTCAACTTCCGTACCTTGCTCCGCCGAGCACCCAGGGACCCGGACATCAGGCGGAGTTTCCTGTACTCCACGGCCTCCTTCGCGATGCGCCATGCGATTCCGTGCGCGATGGCGGTCGTGGCCCTGCTGCTGATACTCGGGGCTCCGTTCCTCAGCGCGCGCTTCGGCCTCCCGGATGATCGCGTGCTGCCCACGAGCGCCGAGTCACGACAGGTGGGCGACACTCTCCGTACGGAGTTCCCCGGCAACACGGCGATGGCGACGTCGATCGTGATTCCGGATGCGAACAGTCTGAGCGACGACGACGTAGCCGATTACGCCGCCGCGCTCTCGAACGTTCCGGGGACGGTGGCGGTTTCGGCCCCGGGTGGTTCGTACGTCGACGGCCGCGCAGTCGGTCCTCCGCTGTTGCCGACTGCGGCGAAGGACGGGAGCCTGTGGCTCTCTGTGGCGATCGAAGACCCGTCGTCCGATTCGAAGTCCCGGGAGGAGCTCGATCGACTGCGCGCGGTTCCCGTGCCGCACGGCGCCGAGGCCCTGTTCACCGGCGCCAACGAGCTCAACCAGGACTCGGTCGACGAGATCGTTCGCCTGCTGCCCGTCGTGCTCCTTCTCGTCGCCACGACCACGTTAATCCTGATCTTCCTGCTCACCGGCAGCTTGCTGCTTCCGGTGAAGGCGCTGTTCCTCAACACGTTGTCGCTGTCGGCCACGCTCGGTGCGCTGGTCTGGGTGTTTCAGGAAGGGCACCTGGGCGGACTCGGCACCACGGCGACCGGCACCCTGGTCGCGGATGTTCTGGTGTTTCTGTTCGCGACCGCATTCGGCCTGTCCATGGACTACGAGGTTTTCCTCTTGTCCCGGATCCGAGAACACTGGCTGGCGTCACCCCAGCGCAGCGAGGACAACGCCGAGGCGGTGGCGCTCGGCATCGCGGGCGCCGGTCGGGTCATCACTGCGGCCGCGCTGTTGATGGTGATCGTCTTCGCGGCGCTCAGCAGCGGCCAGGTCGCGTTCATGAGGATGATCGGCGTCGGCCTCGCGCTCGCCGTCGTAGTGGACGCGACGCTCGTGCGGATGGTGTTGGTGCCGGCAGTGATGAAGCTTGCAGGCAGGTGGAACTGGTGGGCTCCGCGCCCGCTCGCCAAGCTCCACGCGAAGCTCGGGCTCGAGGGTTGA
- a CDS encoding GAF and ANTAR domain-containing protein, whose amino-acid sequence MSTDLLAPLARLISTAEAIEELRDLFAAEEPLDDIAARVAKTALAAIPNADAVSITALSWPDTRTAASTHECALELDHHQYASGRGPCLEATWRRTPVRAAIGEDLQRWPEFVEAARRMGIRASLSVPLLVGTLDEKQELLGSLNIYSKTASAFDPFDAQLMRLYTAAAGQAISNAGRWQDSRETVTQLEKALLSRSDIDMAKGALIALHGCDPGEAFARLVEESQRRNIKVRDLAVEMLDRLQATA is encoded by the coding sequence ATGAGTACCGACCTGTTGGCCCCCTTGGCCAGGCTGATATCTACCGCCGAGGCGATCGAGGAACTTCGAGACCTCTTCGCCGCCGAGGAGCCGTTAGACGACATCGCCGCACGGGTCGCAAAGACGGCACTTGCCGCCATCCCGAATGCGGACGCCGTGAGTATCACTGCGCTGTCGTGGCCAGATACTCGTACTGCGGCCTCCACACACGAGTGTGCGCTGGAACTCGATCACCATCAGTACGCGTCAGGCCGTGGGCCGTGTCTGGAAGCCACGTGGCGACGCACGCCGGTGCGCGCTGCAATCGGCGAAGACCTCCAACGGTGGCCGGAGTTCGTTGAAGCCGCGCGGCGCATGGGCATCCGAGCGAGTTTGTCGGTGCCGCTGCTCGTCGGCACCCTGGATGAGAAGCAGGAACTTCTGGGGTCGCTCAACATCTACAGCAAGACCGCATCCGCGTTCGACCCGTTCGACGCACAACTCATGCGCCTCTACACCGCGGCTGCCGGTCAAGCGATCAGCAACGCCGGCCGGTGGCAGGACTCCCGGGAGACTGTCACCCAGCTTGAGAAGGCGCTCCTCTCCCGTTCAGACATCGACATGGCTAAAGGAGCTTTGATCGCGCTGCACGGCTGCGACCCCGGTGAGGCGTTCGCCAGACTGGTCGAAGAATCTCAGCGACGAAACATCAAAGTGCGCGACCTCGCTGTCGAGATGCTCGACCGCCTGCAAGCAACTGCTTAA
- a CDS encoding TlpA family protein disulfide reductase: protein MSNPLTGDCEAVVQIAVRQLNGLLGALHQNADQDAALKLLHSTSARIGDPPRREPEVGPFGEWVIAQQRAGSGLGLDDLRDQLIATSPPGTAKLLSEAFDEFDNWEVELPDDPDVVRGLVRLQVSNVTISVPNGSSSEVTIHASIRARYYPDPGTTALPASVHGQVHTTFDVTNVPGSQGSRLFIEPSAQDTKIQFVAAPGSGLTAVDESRIAVQVRKFIRGLTLLPVDLPDDFAFTSFKGIGSGSNQVIALPFQLSGGMPPPTGLQGVTQSFIGSSGFGVGISKSHVTSLIDLNAIRQSVAAVHPSFTIDYGLGSATVKYDLSFGNGGPFLTLTNGGIQISGRVDARTSTSWAPNGWVQFTQLITLDVDPQTQAISVRRAGDPDVDESWFIPHDRAVNIVRREVDEALVRNGTAIRRVFQDARSDLRNGLREFDPGAIVSFTSIQITGNGVIVRGEIGSLSPRRPPVIEVAETHGGAAFTAFKSWIPAGRIDRFVWTWVEYPDTGSILQGVEKTSVQEHDFILPKPAGVKNVGRICLRLEGTLIGSAGQELGVAGGTTCRVQEPEVAIDIPSWWGPLTIPFFTPGLVESGTLRQAIAGHVGVQSPPGSSLGHRNALVYFAGGRARSLGPLMEALSRTKRASSVATVVVLPAGAFDASRREVEDGLGLSGESSGPLQLTEDDEGGWTRTFGVTTTPSMYLLNARREFVWKHEGEPDPATVAAALDELAVPTVPSGFSPIRLAVSPGEAAPDAAFTDGGRGYALHRLRGGDVLLNFWQSWSAPCIAELQRLQRLHDECRPSPFIVAFHGGADAKQLDVVRKRLALSYPVVQDSRQQIGLRYGVRCWPTTIKIGADGRVDHIQLGTAHEHEASGVGADSAASE, encoded by the coding sequence ATGTCCAATCCCCTCACCGGCGACTGCGAGGCGGTTGTGCAGATCGCCGTACGCCAACTCAACGGACTCTTGGGTGCGCTCCACCAGAATGCCGATCAGGACGCCGCGCTCAAGCTTCTGCACAGCACGAGTGCGCGCATCGGCGATCCTCCGCGCCGAGAGCCTGAAGTAGGTCCATTCGGCGAATGGGTGATCGCCCAGCAGCGCGCCGGCTCCGGCCTTGGGCTTGATGACCTTCGTGATCAGCTGATTGCCACCTCACCTCCCGGCACCGCGAAGCTGCTCTCCGAAGCGTTCGACGAATTCGACAACTGGGAGGTCGAGCTGCCTGACGATCCCGACGTCGTGCGCGGCCTCGTCAGGCTGCAGGTGTCAAACGTGACGATCTCCGTGCCGAACGGCTCATCGTCCGAGGTCACCATTCACGCGAGTATCAGGGCGCGGTACTACCCGGATCCGGGCACGACCGCACTGCCCGCATCGGTCCACGGCCAAGTGCACACCACCTTCGACGTCACCAATGTCCCTGGCTCGCAGGGAAGCCGGCTGTTCATCGAGCCGTCCGCGCAGGACACCAAGATTCAGTTCGTGGCCGCGCCGGGAAGCGGGTTGACGGCGGTCGACGAGAGCAGGATTGCCGTACAGGTGCGCAAGTTCATCCGCGGTCTCACCCTGCTTCCCGTCGACCTGCCAGACGACTTCGCGTTCACCTCCTTCAAAGGCATTGGCTCCGGCTCGAACCAGGTCATCGCGCTACCGTTCCAACTGTCAGGCGGAATGCCACCTCCCACCGGCCTTCAAGGCGTCACGCAATCGTTCATCGGCTCAAGTGGATTCGGTGTAGGAATCAGCAAATCGCACGTCACCAGCCTCATCGACCTCAACGCGATCCGGCAGTCGGTCGCAGCAGTGCATCCCAGCTTCACCATCGATTACGGGCTGGGCTCGGCCACAGTGAAGTACGACCTGAGCTTCGGCAACGGGGGCCCGTTCCTGACGTTGACCAATGGCGGGATACAGATCTCGGGGCGCGTCGACGCGAGAACCTCCACTTCGTGGGCGCCAAACGGGTGGGTCCAGTTCACACAGCTGATCACGCTCGACGTGGACCCGCAGACCCAGGCGATCAGCGTCAGGCGTGCAGGCGACCCCGATGTGGACGAGTCGTGGTTCATCCCCCACGATCGGGCGGTCAACATCGTCAGGCGCGAGGTGGACGAGGCGCTCGTCAGAAACGGCACCGCTATCAGACGGGTGTTCCAGGACGCACGGAGCGACCTTCGAAATGGATTGCGGGAGTTCGACCCCGGCGCGATTGTGTCATTCACGAGCATCCAGATCACCGGCAACGGCGTCATCGTGCGGGGTGAGATAGGCAGCCTTTCTCCGCGTCGTCCACCGGTGATCGAGGTCGCCGAAACCCATGGGGGCGCCGCTTTCACTGCCTTCAAGAGCTGGATCCCAGCCGGGCGAATTGATCGGTTCGTCTGGACGTGGGTGGAGTACCCCGACACCGGCAGCATTCTGCAGGGCGTCGAAAAGACGTCGGTACAGGAGCACGACTTCATTCTTCCCAAGCCGGCGGGAGTAAAGAATGTCGGTCGGATTTGCCTCCGACTCGAAGGCACCCTGATCGGGTCGGCAGGGCAGGAGTTAGGAGTTGCGGGGGGTACGACTTGCCGGGTGCAAGAGCCGGAAGTCGCGATTGACATTCCGTCGTGGTGGGGTCCGCTGACTATTCCGTTCTTCACCCCGGGGCTCGTTGAAAGCGGCACCTTGCGCCAGGCCATCGCCGGCCATGTTGGCGTGCAAAGCCCCCCGGGAAGCAGCTTGGGACATCGAAATGCGTTGGTGTACTTCGCAGGTGGCCGCGCTAGGTCTCTTGGTCCGCTGATGGAGGCGTTGAGTCGGACGAAGCGCGCGTCGTCGGTAGCGACCGTCGTCGTCTTGCCCGCCGGTGCCTTCGACGCGTCTCGCCGCGAGGTCGAAGATGGGCTCGGGTTGTCTGGCGAGAGCTCCGGCCCGCTACAACTCACCGAGGACGACGAAGGCGGCTGGACACGTACCTTCGGGGTCACCACTACGCCGTCGATGTATCTGCTCAATGCCAGGCGCGAGTTCGTATGGAAGCACGAGGGTGAACCCGATCCCGCAACGGTCGCCGCTGCCTTGGACGAGTTGGCGGTTCCGACTGTCCCGTCGGGTTTCTCACCGATACGTCTGGCCGTCTCACCGGGCGAGGCCGCGCCTGATGCCGCGTTCACCGACGGTGGACGCGGATACGCGTTGCACCGGCTGCGCGGCGGAGATGTCCTGCTGAACTTCTGGCAGTCGTGGTCGGCGCCATGCATCGCGGAATTGCAGCGCCTGCAGCGGCTACACGATGAATGTCGTCCGTCGCCCTTCATCGTTGCGTTTCACGGTGGCGCCGATGCAAAGCAACTGGATGTGGTTCGCAAGCGTCTCGCTCTGTCGTATCCGGTTGTGCAGGATTCCCGGCAGCAGATAGGTCTGCGGTATGGCGTGCGGTGCTGGCCCACCACGATCAAGATCGGCGCTGACGGCCGTGTGGACCACATTCAATTGGGCACGGCGCACGAACACGAGGCTTCTGGAGTGGGTGCCGACTCGGCGGCGTCGGAGTGA
- a CDS encoding signal peptidase II, which yields MNGWAALAQTATVVLAVDQAVKLLARRADGLRVVEGQLWIGRGGVSTPHMLWQWVIPAVALIIVAAWMPSLSVFVGLMLGGSASNAVEGSLRGSVTDYIRPPFWPAFNIADIALTVGAIGIAVELLRTVLEL from the coding sequence GTGAACGGCTGGGCGGCACTGGCCCAGACCGCGACTGTGGTGCTGGCAGTCGATCAGGCGGTCAAACTTCTGGCTCGCCGCGCCGACGGCCTACGAGTTGTCGAGGGGCAGCTGTGGATAGGCCGGGGCGGCGTCAGTACCCCGCACATGCTGTGGCAATGGGTGATACCTGCTGTTGCGCTGATCATCGTCGCCGCGTGGATGCCGTCACTGAGTGTTTTCGTCGGTCTCATGCTCGGTGGCTCCGCAAGTAACGCCGTCGAGGGCTCGCTGCGCGGTTCCGTGACCGACTACATTCGTCCGCCTTTCTGGCCGGCTTTCAACATCGCCGACATCGCACTGACGGTCGGCGCGATCGGGATCGCGGTCGAACTGCTGAGGACAGTCCTTGAACTCTGA
- a CDS encoding prolipoprotein diacylglyceryl transferase, with product MQLGFPRFFEIAGNSVNSYKVFLAVGICVGTVVTAVMADLSGLSPLRAGSAAMASALAGVIGARVYHVLVHAQAYFTSGPRRALWDRAAGGLSVFGALLTFVPVSFAAAALFGIPAGALFDDMGVGVLVGGFCIRLGCVFNGCCVGRETDAPFGVLLHDAKGVMRRRIPVQFLEMAWWLLGLAGYIGLWPKEFPTGSLALAVLAWYSAGRFVLEPLREEPDIVCGRVRVNQLVAAVLVVGAAGGLIALLST from the coding sequence GTGCAGCTCGGCTTCCCCCGCTTCTTCGAGATCGCCGGGAATTCTGTCAACTCGTACAAAGTGTTTCTGGCCGTCGGCATCTGCGTCGGCACCGTGGTGACTGCTGTGATGGCAGATCTGTCCGGGCTGTCGCCACTGCGCGCCGGTTCGGCGGCGATGGCTTCCGCGCTCGCTGGGGTGATAGGAGCGCGGGTATATCACGTGCTGGTGCATGCTCAGGCCTACTTCACATCCGGCCCGCGACGTGCATTGTGGGACAGGGCTGCCGGCGGCTTGAGCGTCTTCGGTGCGCTGCTCACCTTCGTCCCGGTGTCATTCGCAGCAGCAGCGCTGTTCGGCATTCCGGCCGGCGCATTGTTCGATGACATGGGCGTCGGCGTGCTCGTCGGTGGCTTCTGTATTCGATTGGGCTGCGTATTCAACGGCTGCTGCGTGGGCCGCGAGACTGACGCCCCGTTCGGTGTCCTCCTGCACGACGCCAAGGGCGTCATGAGGCGGCGGATCCCGGTCCAGTTTCTTGAGATGGCATGGTGGCTGCTCGGATTGGCGGGCTATATCGGCCTGTGGCCAAAAGAGTTTCCGACAGGGAGCCTCGCCCTGGCCGTTCTAGCCTGGTACAGCGCCGGGCGGTTCGTTCTCGAGCCGTTACGCGAAGAACCTGACATCGTCTGTGGCCGCGTGCGCGTCAATCAGCTGGTGGCTGCGGTGTTGGTGGTGGGTGCCGCGGGTGGACTGATCGCCCTGTTGTCTACGTGA